ACAACTGTCCATGCTACCATTTTttcacaaaaaacaacaacttgtGAGCATGGATTAAAAGTGACGTGCGAGTGACTAAGTTTGTTTGTAAGAATTTCTACACTAGTGAGGCAGGGGGATTTGTTGCTTCATGTGATGATCTACTCTAAATAATTGGTATGGACTTTGTCTCCTAGGCCATAGAGGGATAGGTGGGCTTGGTGGCCGACATCCTTGTGACCTTAAGACTTTTTGCCAACAATCTAATTGCCAAGCTAAATCTTGTGTTTTTGATCCATCTTCCTTTAATCATTTACTACCTACCAAATAAAATTCCATACCTTTATTTGGATAGACTGCATTTAGGGTGTTCTTAGACAATAGCTAAATTTTCAACTAATGATATAATCCTCTATTCACCCGCATCTAGATGCAATAATAGATCCCTTACTATTATTTACACATATTTGGTTCCCACTGGATCACAAGCATACAACATAGTAACCACTAAAATATAGAGGAAAATTAATCAACTTGATCCCAACCACCAAGGTTTGTAGAGTTGTTCCAGGTGAAGCGATCGTCATCAATAGCTAGGCTTGGTATCCAGTGAATAGCATCACTTGTTGGAATAGACAATGCAGAATCTAAGGAGTAGTTGCTATTAGTTACCATTGCAACACTAGAGGTTGCTGTTCTAGACCTCATCTTGTCTAGATACTCGACATTTTGAGACCCTGAGCTGATCATGCTTTCATTACTCGCCGGTGTGCATGACGAACTAGGCTTTTCCTCGGGAAATGACATTAAACCTTCATATGCACCAGGTGTCATCTCATTTTCCACCACTTCCTCCAATTGTTCCCATTGCTCGTATGCCATGGAGGCCAATTGCTTCACTTTGTCCTGCAGTTAAGAACAAAGGCAAAGTTAAGTGATGACCAAGTTCATATTGCCACAAACTGATTTGCGGATGAGGTACCATATGTTCCTGTTGTAGTTGTTGCAAAGAGCATGTCTGCTCTCCAATTTTGGCTGCCAAAATCTCTCCTATGGGGCTGAATATAACATCACACCCTTCAGATTTGAAAACATAGCATTTCCCTCCCACACTACACGTTTTTGCATGATTGAGTGTTGTCTTCCATTGCCGATCTGACATGCCAACAAGCTGAAAATTTGGAACAGATTTAAAAAAATCAATACTATGCAGTGTTATATTTGCATAGTTTAATATATGATGCTTACACTTTTTAGCTTATCAGGGTCTATGGTGTGAAGTTTCAAGAAGTCTTGGACATTCTTGATCCCCTCGGACTCTAGTCTCTTATCAATTGGCCCATCTTTTCCGATGTTCTTGAGCCTCCATATATTGTCAGCAAGGATTGGAGGGTAATGCTTCTTGTACACTAGTAAACAAGGTAAATGCATTTTAATATAGTGTCTACTACTACTCAACATATATACATGCTAGGGAACATGATGTGTCGTCACTAACAATGTAGTCATGAAACTCACATTCAGCATAAATGATCTTAAAGATTGGTTAACCAAGAGATTCAAACTTACATTCGCCTCGATGATCTTTCACTGTGAAGCTTTCACTCAATGCTTCTTGAATCCTTGGCCCATAATAGCTTGTTGCCATGACGCGCACACCAATTCGGAACCTCCTACTCCTTATCCAACTTGAATTGTCAGTGAAAGCCACATCCTCTATCACAGCCACTCCTTGATTATTCATTGCTACATTGAGTGTACTACCCACAAGCAGTGGTCTCCTACCCTCCCTAGCCTTCACAATTGCAGCGTTGAACTGATCATTTGTCCACACCATGTCgtcttcacatctgaaatcaccaTCTAGGACAAGTACCTCTAGCTTCATTGTTGAAGAGCCTTGGTTAGTGTGTGTTTCTGTGATATGATGGTTGGTTCTAGTATCTATAAGCCAGATTTCAATTGTATTCTTTGCGGCATCAACAAGCTTGTTGTTGGTAAAGATCGGTAGCATGAGCTTCTTTGTGAAGGAAAGCTTCAACCTAGGTGGGACATCGACCTCTTGGATGGGTAAAGGAAGAGACCTGATGAATGATGAttgatttatcatatagatattgCATTAGGATACCACCGAAGTGATTTGATGGAACTAATACATGCATATAATTAGTCTTGCTGAAAACTTTTGTCATTGTCAAACAATTATCCAATGTGTGATCTTAAAGAGTAATATTTAGATTGTATCTTCTTAATATGTGCTAAATTAAGAATAGAACTCACtcgcaaaacaaacaaaaaattaaGAATAGAACTGTATGAATATCTTGCAACTTTTTTTAGAATATGGCTACTTGTATTGACTGCAAAAATAGTGTGAACAAAAGACATATTGTGTCAAGAACGACAGTATATAAACTAAGCAACTGAATGCTAGTAGCTCACGATGTAAAGACAGTAAATGTATTATACCTGTATGGTAAGTTATTATGCTGATAAAAGATGTTCTGAATTTCCTCCCGTACCTAAATGTTAACATGAAATCTAAGCCTTAGTGACAATCGATACTACAACTTAAGGAAACGAAATACATCAAAAAAATTGCCAATTCTTAAGCAGTTGCTCACATAAATATTAGGATCAACATTTGTGCAGATGGACTGGATATTTTTTTCAGTCATGCAAAAGTGTATACACTTTAGCTCTTTCCATGCTACCATGCACTACATCGTATATGAAAAAGATGAGGCTGAACACAATTTCTCTACTTCTTGGGACGAGCTTTTTCTTCCTATACTTCCTATAGGGACTGGGTGTGCACTTCCAGGTGAACTTCTTTGTCATTTTTCTCTGCACTTCTGGGCGTGGTGTGTACATTCCTTCCGTGATGAAAGATCTGTACTCCCCGATTCTACACTTCAATTATCAGAAGGTCCGCAAGCTGCAGTATGTACTTGCCACTAAGGCACTAACAATCCTACTTTTCAATCAATTTTTGCATCAACGTGTGCTTTTACCCAGCACATGTCTACATGTATGAATTTCTTCACGTACACTTTCTTGAaactgatactccctccgtcacggtttagaaggcgcgGATGGAAATTTTCTAAAACCTAGGTGATTATTGATTGGCTGTAAATGAgttgaaaaatagcattcacactacgcatgcatatagaaaaagtacaacggagtactaattagctgctaggagtaaatgcaatgcgtcttaaaccttgtctattctggaaatgcacgtaaatctaaccgtgccttctaaaccgtgatggaGGTAGTAGAAGATATTTCACTTATGTTAAGATATCATTATTACAAGATAGTTTTGACTCTGTTTAGCGGGAAAACTTCCAGATTTGGTAATTTGTCGCACCTATCCATTAAAGTGACATGAATTAGCTACTTTCAAAAAATGCCACACAATATCAAACGGAGCTATATATACAAGATTTAATTTCTACGCCACATGTAGAAATTGATATAGTTTAATTCTTCAATAAAAGTAGGCTAAGACAAGTGAGAACTCAATACATACAGGACATCGTTCTCAATCTTACCACCCTACGGATAACCGGTTCCAAACCGAATACTATTTGCTGGATAGTGTCTGCTGTGACGGCTCTTCTCACGACGCTGCAAAGATAGTCCAAAAAAAATCTAAAGTTAATAGAAAGTTTTTTTTTTGGCGGAAAAAGATATACACGAAGTTAACTACTAGCTATCTGGAAAAACACACATGCAAGCCTAGCATATATGGATATGTAGAACCTCTGTGTAGAGCATATTATTGGTAACCAAGCTAAAGTTAATCAAGACAGAGATCTTAGATGGGTTATAATTCTTACGAGCTACAACTAGCTCGAGTTTCGGTGAATCTAAAAGTTTGATTTCACTTGTTTTACAAGAGTTGATGAATGATATAATGATTAATACATGTCGTAGGTACGGTATAAGCTCATgtaatatttttcatatattgaCCCAATGACTCTGTTATTAACAACACCTACCGATTCAGCAAACAAAAGGAGAACAATCGGCTGATCAAATCAATATCGTTAACATATATATGCACTCGGATCGATCAAAGGAGTCAAGAAACAAACATATATATAACTGCTAGCTAGGAAGAAAGAAGTCAAACCACCAAGTAGCTAGCTAGATCAAGAAAATTGGAAATTGTTTCAAAACACGGTAGAGTCGAGTGAAGAGACTAACGATCTGAAGGAGACCGGGGTCGCCTGGCGTATGCGCCTCACGCCGTGCCGTTGCTGCTGATCGTCACCTCCGCTGCCCTGCTCGTCATCTTCCTCCACCCGCGGCCTTCGCACAGACATCTTAGTCTAGATCTCTAACGATCAAAACAGAGAAACTAGGAAGAGCCCAAGAGCTAGCAGATCGATGAAGCTGGCTGCTAGCTAGCTGCAGGTagctagggagagagaggcaACACGGAGGAAGGAGGCGCCAGGGGCAATGGTGGGATGCTCGAAAGGAATGCGGCCCGAAGCCGTATATATAGTGCTGGCCAGCTAGGTCTACGTAGAGAAATTGCTGCGAGCTTTTGTCGTCGACATAAAATAAAACAATAGTCGCAGTGCCACATGAGGACAGAATGCGCCTCGCAGACTCCGGGAAGGTGGCCGGAATTAGCTATACCTAGCAGCGCATCCGCACCGCAGTATTAATCATATTGTGAGCAAGCTAGCTACCTGGATTGATTTCAATGTACAGACCAGCCTCCCGGCATCAACAGTGAGGGTGCTGCGCATCGACAAAGCATACATACGTACGTGCACGCAGATGCAGCAGCGCAAAGTCTTGCTTGGGTTGGTGCAGCGGCAACTTCTCAGCCATGAGGAAGACGACTTGCTAGTCATGAGACGTGACTCGTCGGTCGGTCGTGCATGTACATACGCGTAGCAGCTGACCACGAATGGAAGGACCTGGAAATCAACGCGACCGGGCCGGAATTCGGTCTTCGGTTCTATGGCAGCGTAAGTGTGCAGGAAGACTCACGCACGCGTGTTCCCTCGAAGCTCCAGAGAAATTAAGGGCAGCTATTTGGTACAGCCGTCCGTCGCCTTGTGCACGCGCACGTACCCATCGTGCCCGGGAGGCCGCACCTTCCAAAAAGTACCAACAAAGGACACCATCCAAAAGCCACCACCTTTAGTAGTACCATGATAACATCGAAATTACGGCTAGCTTCTTAGATATAAGTACATTTATTAGTCGTCGGTTTAGCAGGTAGTAGTACGTAAGTAGCAAAGCTCTAGCTAGCTAGCTGGATCGACTGGAAGCAACTTTACCATTTTGCAAGCTGTACTCTTAGCAGAACTTCTTGCCGTTTTGTATGCACCTTCTCAACTTGTGCGACAGATCGGCTCTAGGTTTCGTCAaagatttgatttttctttgtcatTCTCATTTTTTCATCGGATGGGGGTAGTAAAACTGCAACCATGGAATCTCGGAAATTTTAAAAAACTTCTGTCCAAAATTATTCAAAGGAATTTTGAATTGAAATTTTTTCAGCATCAAAGTATATAAACTTTCAACCGCAAACAACAACAGAAAAAATGTAATCTGCGATGAACACAAGCTAGCCCCTTCCTCTATAGTGGTCAGTGTACACCCTTTACTTCCCAAAGGCGCGGTTTTGAACCCCTATGCGATTTTTCTCTCCTCCAACAGTGCACCCTTCACTCCCCAAAGCGTGATTTCAAACCCCATTACTGTGTCGCATATTCTCCCTCCTCCATCGGGAATACCACTCAAAACTTTTGTCCCTTTTTCACGTGGTTAGTGTGCACCCTTCACTTTCAAAGGCACCGTTTCAGACACCCCTACCGTGCCACAATTTTCTCTCTCCACCAAGCACGAATACCACTCAAAACATTTTATCGGCAAGAAGGGAAGTCGACCGGGCGACCTCATTCATACATCTATTGGGCCTCTATCTAGTTCACCACAAGCCATTCCGCTAGCCACAAGTCATGTTGTTTACCCACGTGCGTCAATCAGGTCCAACCAAAGAGCAACACACTTATGAGAGGCCTTGAGCCATCTCCTGCCAAAAGACTAGCCCGATAGGAGGGGACACCGTCGCCCTTATAGCCGTGCTTTGTCTCATCCCACaaacaatgtgggactaaacccccACAAATATCACCCTCACACATTGGTCATCATGCCCCCCCCCCTAGCATTAACATTACGAGCCCATCAACCATCCAAGAGTCCACCGAGATTTATTTAGAGCACTTGGGATTCGATACCACTACTTGTGAGAATTATCTAAGGTGCATATTCGATTATCTGAGGTCATCATGACCAAGATTTGTTAATGAGGTTCACCAACATGGCAACAGAATGGCACATACACGCATGGGGAGCCGATGGCATGTGCCAGCGCCCGAGTGATCAGTGTGCGGTATTGTGAGGGTGTCAACGGGAGGAGGACCCGTAGTCATGCCCGAGGATGTTGGCATGTTGGTGAACCTCATTAAAAGTATTGGTGGTGTGCCTCGAGTGATTGCTTTGTCCTTGGATGATTGAATATGCGCCTCGGGTAATTCTAACAAAGATCCCTTGCTTGATGCCTCCGAGTGGCACATGTGTAGTCCTATCCACATGTACATTGTGATGTGCACAAGACTTGGACAAGGAGTTTGATGATGGCTAGGGTTTCCAAAACCCTTTGTCAGGTGTGTGATCAATCGAGCAGTAATTGATCCTTCATCTATCTGCGCCCCTCTAGTTATGTAGATGTCCTTAAGGGGGCTAGATACTTAACGCCCTAGTAGACTCTAGTACCCGTATCCACTCTGATATAATCGGAGCTGGTCCCGTCCTGTAAGTGTGTGATATAGATTCATGATCACTTACAAGATCATACCTATGTTATTCTACAAGGGTGCACAAAGCAGCACCTACAAATGTATTTCTTTAGTGGTAACCCCAATATTAGTGCTATGACACACCATAAAAAATAGTTATACAAACTATCGCATGTAAGTGGACACTGGGTAATTTTGTAGGTCctccattggtcacttgaacatgtCTTGTTAACTTGAATAACTCTTACTCGACATTTGATGAGCCCCAAAAATACCACCAACTCCAGCAATGCAACCTTCATCTCTAGTTTCCTTATGACATATGGGACCCTCTCATCAGCGGATcattctttctttccttttttctcccATCTCTCTTTCTCATCTAGTGTTGATCAGTGCATGACAGAACTCGAGAGGCGGTGTTGGAACTTGAGAGGGGCCACACCATGACAATCACATTTGGGATGGgtggaagagggggggggggctgtcaTGGTGGCATGAGGAGGTAGGATCAGGGGGTGTTGTGGTGGAGAAGGAACTAGACCTACAACGCTTGTAGAAACATTGAGCCCTTTTAGTTGGACATGGAAAATATTATACATGCGACCATGCATTCATTTACAATGCATCCTATGGTAACCGGAGACCCCAACATTTAGAGGGGAATGCAATTTTGCAAGGTTGTACTTTGGTATGCCAAACAAATATTTGTACTTTGTTGCTATGTTAACATCGAAACGAGTGTTTTGTAGTTACACGTTGTGCTAATGATTGCCTAGCCTGCTGGATGAACGACTGAAAGCAACTTACTCACCATTTAGCAAGTTGGATTCTTCAGTGCTTTCCAGAAGCTTTTCTCATATGCACCAAAGAAACACAGTCTAGGTGCCCACACAACATTCGCTATTCTGAAGAAGAAAAACATCTCCTCTTTTGTAAAAGGCACAACTCTCCCTCGTTTCTCTTGAAGATAGAATAGACCAAGACGACTCGGCGTTGAAATTAAGGATCCGGACAGTAATGCCATTGGAAGTACATAGAGTAGTCGTCCTTGCATATGTTAATTATTATAGTGCTTGCACATTCTATTCTTGTTGCTCTTGTCCTAGTTATCATCCTTGAATGATTAATACTAACTAATCCGACGGGTTTCAAAGGCTGTGCAGTGCTGAGTACTCCATCCGTTTTGTATTATAATCCAGTTTGTAGTTTGGGTCTAATTCTCACTACTGATTTGAGGAACGAAACATATATTATATGTCATAAATACGATCATTAGATTAGTATTTGAAAATAGGTTTTCAATGATGTAATTCTACGGCATATAAACAATCAATCAACTTAGTAAATTACTATTCctagacaaaagaaaaaggcactaACTAACTATAGTCACTAGTAGAAATAAGGGCTTTCGTCCCAGCTTGAAagacacattagtcccggttcctttacgaaccgggactaatgttagtattagtcccggttcgagcggcaaaggcgccggtcgggcattagtcccggttcaaatgggacctttagtcccggttcgtgtcacgaaccgggactaaagggtttgaaggatttagtcccggttcgtgtcttggacctttagtccaggttcgtgtctcgaaccgggactaaagggtttggaggatttagtcccggttggtgtcttgaaccgggactaaagggtagacatttagtcccggttcgtgtcacgaaccgggactaaaggtgttcagatttttttttctgtttttaaattcttgtttgtagtttctgttttaaattgcttatatcttttaggatatttgatgtttttgattgattctttttgcattagattcaaaattttgtctagtttctgtttgtgccattagttttcaaatttgaatagtttaaatttgaatttgtttaaatttgcttcaaacccagtttttgaataacttgagtttacaaatagtttttaatttaattcttttttctcccactc
This genomic stretch from Hordeum vulgare subsp. vulgare chromosome 6H, MorexV3_pseudomolecules_assembly, whole genome shotgun sequence harbors:
- the LOC123406057 gene encoding protein SAR DEFICIENT 1-like produces the protein MSVRRPRVEEDDEQGSGGDDQQQRHGVRRIRQATPVSFRSVVRRAVTADTIQQIVFGLEPVIRRVVREEIQNIFYQHNNLPYRSLPLPIQEVDVPPRLKLSFTKKLMLPIFTNNKLVDAAKNTIEIWLIDTRTNHHITETHTNQGSSTMKLEVLVLDGDFRCEDDMVWTNDQFNAAIVKAREGRRPLLVGSTLNVAMNNQGVAVIEDVAFTDNSSWIRSRRFRIGVRVMATSYYGPRIQEALSESFTVKDHRGELYKKHYPPILADNIWRLKNIGKDGPIDKRLESEGIKNVQDFLKLHTIDPDKLKSLVGMSDRQWKTTLNHAKTCSVGGKCYVFKSEGCDVIFSPIGEILAAKIGEQTCSLQQLQQEHMDKVKQLASMAYEQWEQLEEVVENEMTPGAYEGLMSFPEEKPSSSCTPASNESMISSGSQNVEYLDKMRSRTATSSVAMVTNSNYSLDSALSIPTSDAIHWIPSLAIDDDRFTWNNSTNLGGWDQVD